A genome region from Arthrobacter sp. SLBN-100 includes the following:
- a CDS encoding Lrp/AsnC family transcriptional regulator, with product MESDHLNSLDATDLKILLELIRDPRIQIGELSDSLGVARNTAQSRVRRLLRAGVLRSGGREVDLEAVGYDVVAFVTIEVSHRELDGVVAALRLIPQVLEVHEISGRGDVWCRVVATDTHNLQAALRQVLRIKGVIRTETVLALHTHIPYRTEPLISGLAKASTAGQHVRAKPSHSGSEEADG from the coding sequence ATGGAGAGTGATCATCTGAACAGCTTGGACGCCACCGACCTGAAAATCCTGCTGGAACTCATCCGCGACCCGAGGATCCAGATCGGGGAGCTCAGCGATTCCCTCGGCGTCGCCCGGAACACTGCCCAGTCGCGGGTCCGGCGCCTGCTCCGGGCGGGGGTGCTGCGGTCCGGCGGACGGGAGGTGGACCTGGAGGCTGTGGGGTACGACGTGGTGGCCTTTGTAACCATCGAAGTGTCCCACCGCGAGCTGGACGGGGTGGTGGCCGCCCTGCGGCTGATTCCGCAGGTCCTGGAAGTGCACGAAATTTCAGGGCGGGGCGATGTCTGGTGCCGGGTGGTGGCGACCGATACCCATAACCTTCAGGCTGCCCTGCGCCAGGTGCTGAGGATCAAGGGCGTCATCCGGACGGAAACCGTCCTGGCGCTGCACACGCATATCCCCTACCGGACAGAACCCCTGATCAGCGGCCTGGCCAAGGCGTCCACGGCCGGCCAACACGTGCGCGCCAAGCCCTCACACTCCGGCAGCGAAGAGGCGGACGGCTAG
- the corA gene encoding magnesium/cobalt transporter CorA, with translation MTIIDNAVYVNGVRHAEPESLEQTFEMLAQHGGMAWIGLYRPTSTEMAAVATEFGLHALAVEDAISAHQRPKLERYGDNLFTVLRPARYLDVTETVEFGELHVFTGRNFVVTVRHAETAGVARVRQRLESRPDLLRHGPEAVLYALLDRVVDDYGPVVAGLENDIDEIEDQLFSGDTAVSRRIYELAREVIQFQRAIHPLPDMMHQLKRGFEKYDVETELRHSLRDVEDHVERVISRADSFRDLLQNALTLDGTLTANRQNEASAEQNEQVKKISSWAAIFFAPSFVAGVYGMNFDHMPELHWVLGYPLSIVLMAATAAAMYAIFKKKGWL, from the coding sequence ATGACGATCATTGACAACGCCGTTTACGTCAACGGCGTCCGGCACGCTGAGCCTGAAAGCTTGGAACAGACCTTCGAAATGCTGGCGCAGCACGGCGGAATGGCGTGGATCGGCCTCTACCGTCCCACGTCCACGGAAATGGCGGCGGTGGCCACCGAGTTCGGGCTGCACGCGCTGGCGGTGGAGGACGCCATTTCCGCCCATCAGCGGCCCAAGCTTGAGCGTTACGGGGACAATCTGTTTACGGTGCTTCGGCCTGCCCGGTACCTGGACGTCACGGAAACGGTGGAGTTCGGCGAACTGCATGTCTTCACGGGCAGGAATTTTGTGGTCACGGTCCGGCATGCGGAGACGGCGGGTGTGGCCCGGGTACGCCAGCGGCTGGAAAGCAGGCCGGATTTGCTGCGGCACGGGCCCGAGGCCGTCCTGTATGCCTTGCTGGACCGGGTGGTGGATGACTATGGCCCTGTGGTGGCGGGGCTTGAGAACGACATTGACGAGATTGAAGACCAGCTGTTCAGCGGGGACACCGCGGTATCGCGGCGTATCTATGAACTTGCGCGCGAGGTGATCCAGTTCCAGCGCGCCATCCACCCGTTGCCGGATATGATGCACCAGCTCAAGCGGGGGTTCGAAAAATACGATGTGGAAACCGAGCTCCGCCACAGCCTGCGCGACGTGGAGGACCACGTGGAGCGTGTCATCTCCCGGGCAGACTCCTTCCGGGACCTGCTGCAGAACGCCCTGACCCTGGACGGCACCCTCACCGCCAACCGGCAGAACGAGGCCAGCGCAGAACAGAACGAACAGGTGAAGAAGATCTCCTCCTGGGCTGCCATCTTCTTCGCTCCATCCTTCGTGGCCGGCGTCTACGGGATGAACTTTGACCACATGCCGGAACTTCACTGGGTCCTGGGCTACCCGCTGTCGATCGTTTTGATGGCAGCCACGGCCGCGGCCATGTACGCAATCTTCAAGAAGAAGGGCTGGTTGTAG
- a CDS encoding GNAT family N-acetyltransferase yields MRPGPIWPVTLECGDLVLRPIRYRDKKEWTEVRARNGEWLAPWEASNPDPAGGLPDYRQMVRSLNAQAAQATALPFVITKRVPEVRNSVIVGQLTVSSIVWGSAMMATLGYWVDQARAGQGIAPTAVALVTDHCFRTLGLHRMEINIRPENGPSLRVVEKLGFRDEGYRPRYLHINGGWADHRSFALTSEEVPEGLLNRWLASRTS; encoded by the coding sequence GTGCGCCCCGGCCCTATCTGGCCCGTCACCTTGGAATGCGGCGACCTGGTCCTGAGGCCCATCCGGTACCGGGACAAAAAAGAGTGGACGGAAGTGCGGGCCCGCAACGGCGAATGGCTGGCGCCATGGGAAGCCTCGAACCCGGATCCGGCCGGCGGGCTGCCCGATTACCGCCAAATGGTCCGTTCCCTGAACGCCCAGGCCGCCCAGGCCACCGCACTTCCATTTGTGATTACCAAACGTGTGCCGGAAGTTCGGAATTCCGTGATCGTGGGCCAGCTGACCGTTTCGTCGATCGTCTGGGGTTCGGCCATGATGGCGACGCTGGGATACTGGGTTGACCAGGCGCGGGCGGGGCAGGGGATAGCCCCCACGGCCGTGGCGCTGGTGACGGACCACTGCTTCAGGACCTTGGGCCTGCACCGGATGGAAATCAACATCCGCCCTGAGAACGGGCCCAGCCTTCGGGTGGTGGAGAAGCTGGGATTCCGGGATGAGGGATACCGGCCACGCTACCTGCATATCAACGGCGGATGGGCTGACCACCGCTCGTTTGCACTGACCTCCGAGGAGGTTCCGGAGGGGTTGCTGAACCGATGGCTGGCTTCCCGGACGTCATAA
- the galU gene encoding UTP--glucose-1-phosphate uridylyltransferase GalU — protein sequence MTTSNPRVRKAVIPAAGLGTRFLPATKAMPKEMLPVVDKPAIQYVVEEAVHVGLNDVLMITGRNKRALEDHFDRVPSLESTLEGKGDAEKLASVQAASNLGDIHYVRQGDPNGLGHAVLRAKQHVGNEAFAVLLGDDLIDARDELLSTMIDVQAKTGGSVVALIEVEPSQISAYGSADIEEIDGEGYVRINRLVEKPAPGEAPSNLAIIGRYVLHPAVFDVLERTGPGRGGEIQLTDALQELASGEGEGKGVYGVVFRGRRYDTGDKLSYLKACVQLAIDSDDLGPGLREWLPGFTAGLSK from the coding sequence GTGACTACCAGTAACCCGAGAGTTCGCAAAGCCGTGATACCAGCAGCCGGACTCGGCACCAGGTTCCTGCCTGCCACCAAGGCCATGCCCAAGGAAATGCTTCCAGTGGTGGACAAGCCCGCCATCCAGTATGTGGTCGAGGAAGCCGTCCATGTGGGCCTCAACGACGTCCTGATGATCACCGGGCGGAACAAGCGGGCCCTGGAAGACCACTTCGACCGCGTTCCGTCGCTGGAGTCCACCCTCGAGGGCAAAGGGGATGCCGAAAAACTGGCGTCCGTCCAGGCGGCCAGCAACCTTGGCGACATCCACTACGTCCGCCAGGGTGACCCGAACGGCCTGGGCCATGCGGTGCTCCGCGCCAAGCAGCACGTCGGCAACGAAGCCTTCGCCGTCCTCCTGGGAGACGACCTCATTGATGCCCGGGACGAGCTGCTCAGCACGATGATCGACGTGCAGGCCAAAACGGGCGGCTCGGTCGTTGCCCTCATTGAGGTGGAGCCGTCGCAGATCAGCGCCTATGGCTCCGCCGACATCGAGGAGATCGACGGTGAGGGCTATGTCCGCATCAACAGGCTGGTCGAAAAGCCGGCCCCTGGGGAAGCGCCGTCCAACCTGGCAATCATTGGCCGGTATGTTCTCCATCCCGCCGTTTTCGATGTCCTGGAACGTACTGGTCCCGGCCGCGGCGGCGAAATCCAGCTCACCGATGCCCTGCAGGAACTCGCGTCCGGAGAGGGCGAGGGGAAGGGCGTTTACGGTGTGGTCTTCCGGGGACGCCGCTACGACACCGGGGACAAACTGAGCTACCTGAAGGCCTGTGTCCAGCTCGCGATTGACAGCGACGATCTTGGTCCCGGCCTCCGGGAGTGGCTGCCGGGCTTCACCGCCGGCCTGTCCAAGTAG
- a CDS encoding 5-formyltetrahydrofolate cyclo-ligase: MLEDAKAVKNRIRMEHRQRRAAMTPQQLEVAGAALARHGAAWAESLAGGAPATACVYFGVGMEPPTLPLISRLHHNGHSVLLPVCEPGRELAWVFWDPDAGFEQSRFAPILEPRGERHGPDVAATAAALFIPATAVDVTGNRIGQGGGYYDKFLGHLATAGKNIPLAAVIYDEELLPAGQIPEEEFDRPVPAILAPSGFRALAGG; the protein is encoded by the coding sequence GTGCTGGAGGACGCCAAGGCTGTCAAGAACAGAATCCGTATGGAACACCGCCAACGCCGGGCAGCGATGACTCCGCAGCAGCTTGAGGTGGCAGGCGCTGCCCTGGCACGTCACGGCGCAGCCTGGGCGGAGTCCCTGGCTGGTGGCGCTCCGGCCACAGCCTGCGTCTACTTCGGGGTGGGCATGGAACCTCCGACGCTTCCGCTCATCAGCAGGCTCCATCACAACGGCCACAGCGTCCTGCTCCCCGTCTGCGAGCCGGGGCGGGAACTGGCCTGGGTCTTCTGGGACCCTGACGCGGGCTTCGAGCAGAGCCGGTTCGCTCCGATCCTCGAGCCCAGGGGTGAGCGGCACGGGCCGGACGTGGCAGCAACCGCTGCCGCCCTCTTTATCCCCGCGACGGCAGTGGATGTGACAGGCAACAGGATCGGGCAGGGCGGGGGTTACTACGACAAGTTCCTGGGCCATCTGGCCACGGCCGGGAAGAATATCCCGCTGGCCGCCGTTATCTACGACGAGGAACTGCTCCCCGCGGGGCAGATTCCTGAGGAGGAGTTCGACCGTCCCGTTCCGGCCATCCTGGCGCCGTCAGGATTCCGGGCTCTTGCGGGCGGCTGA
- a CDS encoding FmdB family zinc ribbon protein, translated as MPTYAYACKDCGHAFDIVQSFSDSSLTSCPECQGTLRKKFNSVGVVFKGSGFYRTDSRDSKGSTVSATTPAASSTPTPAAAPAASAPAAAAS; from the coding sequence GTGCCAACGTATGCGTACGCCTGCAAAGATTGCGGCCATGCCTTCGACATCGTCCAGTCGTTTTCGGACAGCTCTTTGACCTCGTGCCCTGAGTGCCAGGGGACACTGCGCAAGAAATTCAACAGCGTGGGTGTCGTCTTCAAGGGATCCGGCTTCTACCGCACGGATTCCCGGGACTCCAAGGGGAGCACCGTCTCGGCAACCACCCCCGCCGCGTCCTCAACGCCGACTCCGGCTGCGGCACCTGCCGCTTCCGCTCCGGCTGCCGCAGCCAGCTAG
- the cpaB gene encoding Flp pilus assembly protein CpaB produces the protein MPANLLRPGGGSSRYPRGARRPRGFGRRPAGPRLAGWLSRNRRLAVALLLCLAAAITVHQLTPAPAYTVTAIAAAKDLPAGSAMGPADLARVQVPPDMMAAGFLDQESQVAGKQLAAPLRKGQLLTDAQLLGPGLLAGTPPGSAAVPLRMADPSSIQLVSPGQLVNVVLTAANGFDQQAPSEVLATGVPVLWTSGKGGQSGQWLGTAETDGLIVVAASAEQAARLAGASTQGKLFFVLVGP, from the coding sequence ATGCCTGCAAACCTGCTCCGTCCCGGCGGGGGCTCTTCCCGCTACCCGCGCGGTGCCCGGCGCCCGCGTGGTTTCGGCCGCCGCCCCGCCGGGCCCCGTCTTGCCGGCTGGCTGAGCCGGAACCGCCGGCTGGCCGTTGCCCTGCTGCTGTGCCTGGCGGCCGCGATCACCGTCCATCAGCTCACCCCCGCCCCCGCCTACACTGTCACCGCGATTGCTGCCGCGAAGGACCTCCCGGCCGGCTCGGCAATGGGGCCGGCTGACCTGGCGCGCGTGCAGGTTCCGCCGGACATGATGGCTGCGGGTTTCCTGGATCAGGAAAGTCAAGTGGCCGGGAAACAGTTGGCGGCTCCGCTGCGCAAGGGCCAGCTTCTCACGGACGCCCAGCTGCTCGGTCCCGGGCTGCTGGCCGGCACACCTCCGGGTTCAGCAGCGGTGCCCCTCCGCATGGCGGACCCGTCATCCATCCAGCTCGTCTCGCCCGGGCAGCTTGTCAACGTGGTGCTGACGGCCGCCAACGGCTTCGACCAGCAGGCGCCGTCAGAAGTCCTGGCAACAGGCGTACCCGTACTCTGGACCTCCGGCAAGGGCGGCCAGAGCGGGCAGTGGCTGGGTACTGCCGAAACGGATGGACTCATCGTGGTAGCGGCAAGTGCGGAGCAGGCGGCGCGGCTGGCCGGCGCCTCAACGCAGGGAAAACTCTTCTTTGTCCTGGTGGGCCCATAA
- a CDS encoding DUF4011 domain-containing protein: MPVWSRALGASAEKKAVVSVGQGHPEGSEELRKWLSGLKPVTGADTMLRFTKTPEGSIDLTHAHPSGLAQLMAGRRTRLSTLIRDRQQYVVAARASRNIRSKIFELANDRGIDAGYLSAGTVVWTSAVGGKPQRISAPVMLTAISLTVRPGEDDYELQLTEQAHINPALVRHLKNIHGIVFDVNAVTRLAYSTARFDPQPVLDRLAALIRPIHGAEAQHNLLVSTFADLSGNLDDHWINDSNPIVSALATAAGGEVVDVEEPDPSRFPPLDSRHPGDEMLLLDADVDQQYVIDAARAGDSLVVSSPPGTGQTQTAINTIGALVDAGKTVLVVGDRRASLNEVSSQLETLGLESILFQLSGNVTPQQLKGQLLRSIVRNEKSLEPQLGNLHNTLTEHRHALMDHVASLHNVRQRWGCSPYQAMQSLAELTSIHPAPATTVRLKRSVLDSIRDRDELAGRLRRAAELGSFSKASTTSPWHGARLLTRKETEEAQDLVRSVEKSLPALRERMNAVAEHAEIRLGESFAEWGEQLELLMAVRGSLDKFTPDIFDRPVTDLISATAPSAWRRERGIELTAMQRSRLRRVAKEYVRPGVHIADLHSSLVLVQEQRALWAGYATTQRHPAVPSGLAEISAMYRALDHELAQLGEALRHTGAGGELSGVRYEELMERLERLVADTDTLKTLPERTLLIENMREHGLGELLADLAEREVPAHSVAAELELAWWQSALEAMISGDDYLAMSDGDALRQLEAEYRLADNAHIASGAARLRWDLAERWRAAIAAHPRQADLLRSLLKDGRVSLPALTAQAPDLIGTLVPVWSVSPYLMTGLLPAEQHFDAVVILDSEATSLQAVLPSIARARQVIAFGDAMIASPRTFTVGVERLAAGETAHQRVESAFKALSAVLPVWRLNFVYRAVDEDLVLQLSKNFYDGGLRRLPEGQSATGLDRALLVEYLPDGTGLPSADHEGVESVVAEVNRVVQLVFEHARTRPRTSLAVVTASLRHAARIGESIRLQLPNHPGLAGFFGAGPESFRVVDLERAQGLVRDHVIFSPGFGRTPHGRALHNFGPLSAEGGREKFALAMTRARRSMHVLTCFRPEDLDHTRLAHGAVDLYSLLDREISGNTDLGTPASRAAASEQALGADPLVADLGDRLRARGARVWHQYDGAIDVVAAADPLGTVGQEDADLPWPVAIESDGTEQYRTMSVRERSRLRPQLLERLGWRYMPLWTIEVFTDPSACADRIAGYLGLERVVLPGRAATSPGFLDDDVDQALNGIDARELRSRRNNGPDQYVPGGEQGHLQVKHQESKEAVPVATEDKNNDSGQGPSVPARPAPEDGQDQNQDQAQADTAGVLPTRAAEDDPRRWGDVEDDHDAWLKEQKPPHWG; the protein is encoded by the coding sequence ATGCCGGTATGGTCCAGGGCGTTAGGCGCAAGCGCAGAAAAGAAGGCAGTAGTGTCAGTTGGTCAAGGCCACCCGGAAGGCTCCGAGGAGCTCCGTAAATGGCTGTCCGGGCTTAAACCCGTCACCGGGGCGGACACGATGCTGCGCTTCACCAAGACGCCGGAAGGCTCCATCGACCTGACCCACGCCCACCCATCCGGCCTGGCCCAGCTGATGGCCGGGCGCCGGACCCGGCTCTCCACCCTGATCCGGGACCGCCAGCAGTACGTCGTGGCCGCCCGCGCCTCCCGGAACATCCGGTCCAAGATTTTTGAGCTTGCCAACGATCGCGGCATCGACGCCGGATACCTTTCGGCAGGCACGGTGGTATGGACGTCCGCCGTCGGCGGCAAACCGCAGCGCATCTCCGCGCCGGTGATGCTCACGGCGATTTCCCTCACCGTCCGTCCCGGCGAAGACGACTACGAACTGCAGCTGACCGAGCAGGCCCACATCAACCCCGCGCTGGTACGGCACCTGAAGAACATCCACGGCATTGTCTTCGACGTCAACGCCGTGACCCGGCTCGCCTATAGCACCGCCCGGTTCGATCCGCAGCCCGTCCTGGACCGGCTGGCGGCGCTGATCAGGCCCATCCACGGGGCCGAGGCCCAGCACAACCTGCTGGTGTCCACGTTCGCAGACCTCTCCGGAAACCTGGACGACCACTGGATCAACGACTCCAACCCCATCGTGTCCGCCCTTGCCACTGCGGCAGGCGGTGAAGTGGTGGACGTGGAGGAGCCGGACCCCTCGCGGTTCCCGCCGCTGGACAGCAGGCACCCCGGGGACGAGATGCTCCTTCTCGATGCCGACGTCGACCAGCAGTACGTTATCGACGCTGCCCGTGCCGGTGATTCCCTGGTGGTCAGCAGCCCTCCCGGGACGGGTCAGACCCAGACCGCCATCAACACCATCGGCGCCCTGGTGGACGCCGGAAAGACCGTCCTGGTTGTGGGCGACCGCCGCGCCAGCCTGAACGAAGTGTCCAGCCAGCTGGAAACCCTGGGCCTTGAGTCCATCCTGTTCCAGTTGTCCGGGAACGTTACTCCCCAACAGTTGAAGGGGCAGTTGCTCCGGTCCATTGTCCGGAACGAAAAATCCCTCGAACCGCAGCTGGGGAACCTGCACAACACCCTGACGGAGCACCGGCACGCCCTGATGGACCACGTGGCGTCGCTGCACAACGTCCGCCAGCGCTGGGGCTGCTCGCCCTACCAGGCCATGCAGTCACTGGCTGAGCTCACGTCGATCCACCCGGCGCCTGCCACCACAGTCCGGCTGAAGCGAAGCGTCCTGGACAGCATCAGGGACCGCGACGAGCTGGCTGGCCGGCTCCGGCGGGCAGCGGAGCTGGGAAGCTTCAGCAAGGCGTCCACCACCAGCCCCTGGCATGGAGCGCGGCTCCTTACCCGCAAGGAAACAGAAGAGGCGCAGGACCTGGTCCGGTCCGTTGAAAAGAGCCTGCCCGCCCTGCGTGAACGGATGAACGCCGTGGCCGAGCACGCCGAAATCCGCCTGGGTGAGTCCTTTGCCGAATGGGGTGAACAGCTCGAGCTCCTGATGGCTGTGCGGGGAAGCTTGGACAAGTTCACCCCGGATATCTTCGACAGGCCTGTCACCGACCTCATTTCAGCCACCGCGCCGTCAGCCTGGCGCCGGGAGCGCGGCATCGAGTTGACCGCCATGCAGCGGTCGCGGTTGCGCAGGGTGGCCAAGGAGTACGTCCGGCCAGGCGTCCATATTGCCGATCTCCACAGTTCCCTGGTCCTGGTGCAGGAACAGCGCGCGCTGTGGGCAGGCTACGCCACCACCCAGCGCCACCCCGCGGTTCCGTCCGGGCTCGCCGAAATCAGTGCCATGTACCGTGCCCTGGACCATGAGCTGGCCCAGCTGGGTGAAGCGCTCCGGCACACCGGGGCCGGTGGCGAACTGTCTGGCGTCCGGTACGAGGAGCTCATGGAGCGGCTCGAACGGCTGGTGGCGGACACCGATACCCTCAAGACCCTGCCTGAGCGCACCCTCCTGATCGAGAACATGCGCGAGCACGGGCTGGGCGAGCTCCTGGCCGACCTGGCGGAGCGCGAGGTGCCGGCCCATTCGGTGGCGGCAGAACTTGAACTGGCATGGTGGCAGTCGGCCCTCGAAGCCATGATCAGCGGCGACGACTACCTGGCCATGTCTGACGGTGACGCCCTGCGGCAGCTTGAGGCCGAATACCGGCTTGCGGATAACGCCCATATCGCCAGCGGCGCGGCACGCCTTCGCTGGGACCTGGCCGAACGGTGGCGGGCCGCCATCGCCGCCCACCCCCGGCAGGCCGACCTGCTGCGGAGCCTGCTCAAGGACGGCAGGGTGTCGCTCCCGGCGCTCACTGCGCAGGCACCCGACCTGATCGGCACCCTGGTACCCGTCTGGTCCGTCAGCCCCTACCTGATGACCGGCCTCCTGCCCGCGGAACAGCACTTCGACGCCGTGGTGATCCTGGATTCCGAGGCCACCTCGCTCCAGGCCGTGCTTCCGTCCATCGCCCGCGCCCGCCAGGTAATCGCATTTGGTGACGCCATGATCGCCAGCCCGCGGACCTTCACCGTGGGGGTGGAGCGGCTGGCGGCAGGGGAGACGGCCCACCAGCGGGTGGAAAGTGCTTTCAAGGCATTGTCCGCTGTGCTTCCCGTGTGGCGGCTCAACTTCGTCTACCGTGCCGTGGACGAGGACCTGGTCCTGCAGCTCAGCAAAAACTTCTACGACGGCGGCCTCCGCCGGCTGCCCGAGGGCCAGTCCGCTACTGGCCTGGACCGGGCGCTCCTGGTGGAGTACCTGCCGGACGGCACCGGACTTCCCAGTGCGGACCACGAAGGCGTGGAGTCGGTGGTGGCAGAGGTTAACCGCGTGGTGCAGCTGGTCTTCGAACACGCACGGACCCGTCCCCGCACGTCCCTGGCGGTGGTCACCGCCAGCCTCCGCCATGCTGCCCGGATCGGAGAATCAATCCGGCTGCAGCTGCCCAACCACCCGGGCCTGGCAGGATTCTTCGGCGCCGGTCCGGAGTCCTTCCGGGTGGTTGACCTGGAACGCGCCCAGGGCCTGGTGCGCGACCACGTCATCTTCTCTCCGGGCTTCGGCCGCACCCCCCACGGGCGTGCGCTGCACAACTTCGGTCCGCTCTCGGCAGAGGGAGGCAGGGAGAAGTTTGCGTTAGCCATGACCCGGGCACGCCGGTCCATGCACGTGCTCACCTGCTTCCGGCCCGAGGACCTGGACCACACCCGGCTGGCGCACGGCGCGGTGGACCTGTACTCGCTGCTGGACCGCGAGATCTCCGGCAACACGGACCTCGGAACTCCCGCGTCGCGCGCTGCCGCCAGCGAGCAGGCCCTGGGCGCCGACCCTTTGGTGGCTGACCTTGGGGACAGGCTGCGGGCACGCGGCGCCCGGGTATGGCACCAGTACGATGGTGCCATCGACGTTGTGGCCGCTGCCGATCCGCTGGGCACCGTGGGCCAGGAGGACGCAGACCTGCCGTGGCCGGTGGCCATCGAGTCCGACGGCACCGAACAATACCGGACCATGAGCGTGCGTGAACGGAGCCGGCTCCGCCCGCAGCTGCTGGAGCGGCTGGGCTGGCGGTACATGCCGTTGTGGACCATTGAGGTATTCACTGATCCGTCCGCTTGCGCCGACCGGATCGCCGGATACCTGGGCCTTGAGCGGGTTGTGCTGCCGGGCCGGGCGGCCACCTCACCCGGGTTCCTGGACGACGACGTGGATCAGGCTCTCAACGGCATCGACGCCCGAGAGCTGCGGTCCCGGCGTAATAACGGCCCGGACCAGTACGTGCCCGGCGGGGAACAGGGCCACCTGCAGGTAAAGCATCAGGAAAGCAAGGAGGCGGTCCCCGTGGCCACCGAAGACAAAAACAATGACTCCGGGCAGGGACCGTCCGTCCCGGCCCGCCCTGCGCCGGAGGACGGCCAGGACCAGAACCAGGACCAGGCCCAGGCCGACACTGCCGGCGTTCTGCCCACCAGGGCTGCCGAAGATGACCCCCGGCGCTGGGGCGACGTGGAAGACGACCACGATGCCTGGTTGAAGGAACAGAAGCCGCCGCACTGGGGCTGA
- the guaA gene encoding glutamine-hydrolyzing GMP synthase, with protein sequence MTTPTASQTSQKPVLVVDYGAQYAQLIARRVREANVYSEVVPHTYTTEQLLAKNPAAIILSGGPSSVYADGAPSVGADLFEAGVPVFGICYGFQAMANALGGKVDKTGLREYGSTQTTIIGEGRSVLEGMPQHQNTWMSHGDSVHEAPDGFEVLATTAGAEVAAFANEDKGLFGVQWHPEVKHSAYGQQVLENFLFKGARLEPNWTTGNILEEQVERIRRQIGDARVICGLSGGVDSAVAAALVQRAVGDQLTCVFVDHGLLREGEAEQVERDFVAATGVNLYVANEQERFLSALAGVSDPETKRKIIGREFIRAFEEAERAIIAEAVAHGEKIKFLVQGTLYPDVVESGGGEGAANIKSHHNVGGLPEDLQFELVEPLRALFKDEVRAVGAQLGLPQEIVGRQPFPGPGLGIRIVGEVTKDRLDLLRKADAIARAELTDAGLDNEVWQMPVVLLADVRSVGVMGDGRTYGHPIVLRPVSSEDAMTADWSRLPYELLARISNRITNEVEGVNRVVLDVTSKPPGTIEWE encoded by the coding sequence GTGACTACTCCCACTGCATCCCAGACTTCCCAGAAGCCGGTGCTGGTTGTTGACTACGGTGCCCAGTACGCGCAGCTGATTGCCCGCCGCGTCCGGGAAGCAAATGTGTATTCGGAAGTGGTTCCGCATACCTACACCACCGAGCAGCTCCTGGCCAAGAACCCTGCCGCCATCATCCTTTCCGGTGGTCCCTCCAGCGTTTACGCTGACGGCGCTCCGAGCGTCGGTGCCGACCTGTTCGAAGCCGGTGTCCCCGTATTTGGCATCTGCTACGGCTTCCAGGCCATGGCCAACGCCCTGGGCGGCAAGGTGGACAAGACCGGGCTGCGGGAGTACGGCTCCACCCAGACCACCATCATCGGTGAAGGCCGCTCGGTCCTGGAGGGCATGCCCCAGCACCAGAACACCTGGATGAGCCACGGCGATTCCGTCCACGAGGCACCGGACGGTTTTGAAGTGCTGGCGACGACCGCGGGTGCTGAAGTGGCTGCCTTCGCCAACGAGGACAAGGGCCTTTTCGGCGTCCAATGGCACCCCGAGGTCAAGCACTCCGCCTACGGCCAGCAGGTCCTGGAAAACTTCCTCTTCAAGGGCGCCCGGCTGGAACCCAACTGGACCACCGGCAACATCCTCGAGGAGCAGGTGGAGCGCATCCGCCGGCAGATCGGCGATGCCAGGGTCATCTGCGGCCTCTCCGGCGGCGTGGACTCCGCCGTGGCCGCTGCCCTGGTCCAGCGTGCAGTGGGCGACCAGCTCACCTGTGTGTTCGTGGACCACGGGCTGCTGCGCGAAGGCGAAGCCGAGCAGGTGGAGCGCGACTTCGTTGCCGCCACCGGCGTCAACCTCTACGTGGCCAACGAGCAGGAACGCTTCCTCTCGGCCCTTGCCGGGGTCAGCGATCCCGAAACCAAGCGCAAGATCATCGGCCGTGAATTCATCCGGGCCTTCGAAGAAGCTGAACGGGCCATCATCGCCGAGGCTGTTGCGCATGGCGAAAAGATCAAGTTCCTGGTCCAGGGCACGCTGTACCCGGACGTCGTCGAATCCGGCGGCGGTGAAGGTGCCGCGAACATCAAGAGCCACCACAACGTGGGCGGGCTTCCCGAGGACCTGCAGTTCGAGCTCGTGGAGCCGCTGCGCGCCCTCTTCAAGGATGAGGTCCGTGCCGTCGGCGCCCAGCTGGGCCTGCCGCAGGAGATAGTTGGCCGCCAGCCCTTCCCTGGTCCCGGCCTGGGTATCCGCATCGTCGGTGAAGTCACCAAGGACCGCCTGGACCTGCTGCGCAAGGCGGACGCCATCGCACGCGCCGAACTGACCGATGCCGGATTGGACAACGAAGTCTGGCAGATGCCCGTGGTCCTGCTCGCCGACGTGCGCAGCGTGGGCGTCATGGGTGACGGCCGCACCTACGGCCACCCCATCGTGCTCCGTCCCGTCTCCTCCGAGGACGCCATGACGGCCGACTGGTCACGGCTGCCGTACGAACTCCTCGCCAGGATCTCGAACCGCATCACCAACGAGGTGGAAGGCGTGAACCGCGTGGTGCTCGATGTCACCAGCAAACCCCCGGGAACCATCGAGTGGGAATAG